In the Candidatus Electrothrix rattekaaiensis genome, one interval contains:
- a CDS encoding septum formation initiator family protein, whose amino-acid sequence MVFRRVLLTVLLSGGFFLLFAPRCSLYSYYKMEKKSNSLVEENKRLLQEKAALEKEIDLLLHDKAYLEKVAREKYGMLKKNEEVYYLDPEAKKK is encoded by the coding sequence ATGGTATTTCGGCGCGTTCTGCTGACCGTTCTTTTGTCAGGGGGATTTTTCCTCTTATTTGCTCCTCGTTGCAGCTTGTATTCATATTACAAGATGGAGAAAAAGTCAAACAGCCTAGTAGAAGAGAACAAAAGGCTGTTGCAGGAAAAAGCAGCGTTGGAAAAAGAAATAGATCTGCTTTTACACGACAAGGCTTATTTAGAAAAAGTGGCACGGGAAAAGTACGGAATGCTCAAAAAGAATGAGGAAGTATATTATCTTGATCCAGAGGCGAAAAAGAAATAG
- a CDS encoding DUF523 domain-containing protein: MKKCLISSCLVGLCTRYDGQSKPNERCLKYLNDFIYIPVCPEQLGGLSTPRMPADLNGGDGMDVLTGFASVITRDGIDVTKEFLAGAEGVMKIARDQNIRLALLKARSPSCGVKKLGVTAALLETNGIKLVEF, translated from the coding sequence ATGAAAAAATGTCTCATCAGCAGCTGTCTGGTCGGTTTATGCACCCGCTATGACGGACAAAGTAAGCCGAACGAACGCTGTTTAAAATACCTTAACGATTTTATATACATTCCTGTCTGTCCAGAACAGCTCGGCGGTCTTTCCACCCCGCGCATGCCAGCTGATTTAAACGGCGGAGACGGCATGGATGTCCTGACCGGTTTTGCCTCTGTTATCACACGGGATGGCATAGATGTCACGAAAGAATTCCTTGCCGGTGCCGAGGGTGTGATGAAAATTGCTCGGGATCAAAATATTCGCCTTGCCCTACTCAAAGCTCGAAGCCCTTCCTGCGGGGTAAAAAAACTCGGGGTGACAGCAGCACTCTTAGAGACCAACGGCATCAAGTTGGTTGAGTTTTAA
- a CDS encoding twin-arginine translocase subunit TatC has protein sequence MQQYNNLVIFLSELRKSIRLLGISLILVTIAIFFLSTGLITVFQEHLREKLYFFSVAGPFLAHVKVAFFGAVYALMPLLMYVLWKAMGKPFAVTDKKLFWFVFATCFLFYSGTLFCYFVTLPYGVEFLLSFQSESMKAVISIGRFVNFVTVFILAFGVVFELPVFMVFSAQVGLFSRQIFEKNRRFAVLGIAILAALLTPTPDVVNMALMGGPLYLLYEIGILVIRFLRIDERRAVLKDAKKT, from the coding sequence GTGCAACAGTACAATAATCTCGTTATCTTTTTATCAGAACTGCGAAAATCTATTCGCTTGCTCGGCATCAGCCTTATTCTGGTGACCATTGCGATTTTTTTCCTTTCCACCGGCTTGATCACGGTCTTTCAGGAGCATTTGCGGGAAAAGCTCTACTTTTTTTCCGTAGCTGGCCCCTTTCTTGCCCATGTCAAGGTGGCTTTTTTTGGGGCGGTGTACGCCCTTATGCCCCTGCTTATGTATGTGCTTTGGAAAGCGATGGGCAAACCCTTTGCCGTGACGGACAAGAAGTTATTTTGGTTTGTTTTTGCCACCTGCTTCCTTTTTTACAGCGGCACCTTGTTCTGTTATTTTGTCACGCTGCCCTATGGGGTTGAATTTCTGCTCAGCTTTCAATCCGAAAGTATGAAGGCGGTTATCTCTATCGGGCGTTTTGTTAATTTTGTGACTGTTTTTATCCTGGCTTTCGGAGTTGTTTTTGAGCTGCCAGTTTTTATGGTTTTCTCGGCGCAGGTGGGGTTGTTTTCTCGCCAGATTTTTGAAAAAAATCGTCGTTTCGCCGTGCTCGGCATTGCGATCCTGGCAGCCTTGCTTACACCAACTCCAGATGTAGTGAATATGGCTTTGATGGGAGGGCCGCTGTATTTGCTCTATGAGATCGGTATTTTGGTGATTCGTTTTTTACGTATTGATGAACGGCGTGCTGTGTTGAAAGACGCAAAAAAAACATGA
- the serS gene encoding serine--tRNA ligase translates to MLELRFIRENIDLVREKCLHRGMKTNLIENFTAIDAKRLTLLGEVEQLKNRRNTVSKEIAPLKQAGEHEQAEPLIAEMREVSERIKEMDKELALIQEELEQVVMAIPNLCDDSVPKGTDDSDNVEIRTWGEIPQFSFAPKPHWEVGEDQGILDFETAAKLSGARFALLKGFASKLSRALTNFFLDLHTQKHGYTEMLPPFMVNSKSMTGTGQLPKFKEDLFKIEDWDLWLIPTAEVPLTNIHSDETLAEADLPIKYTAYTPCFRSEAGSYGKDTRGLIRQHQFDKVELVKFTTPETSADELDSLLADAEEVLQLLELPYRVVSLCSGDLGFSSTKTYDIEVWLPGQNTYREISSCSNFLDFQARRAGIRYRPEGQKKSRLVHTLNGSGLAVGRTLLAVLENYQQEDGTVRIPKVLEPYFTDRF, encoded by the coding sequence ATGCTTGAATTACGTTTTATCCGAGAAAACATAGACCTTGTCCGCGAAAAATGCCTTCATCGCGGAATGAAGACGAACCTGATTGAGAATTTTACAGCAATTGATGCCAAACGATTGACCCTGCTGGGTGAAGTTGAGCAGTTGAAAAATCGGCGCAACACGGTTTCTAAAGAAATCGCTCCGCTCAAGCAGGCTGGTGAGCACGAACAGGCTGAGCCGCTGATCGCAGAAATGCGCGAGGTCTCTGAACGAATCAAGGAGATGGATAAGGAGCTGGCCTTGATTCAGGAAGAGCTTGAACAGGTTGTTATGGCGATTCCCAACCTCTGCGATGACTCTGTGCCCAAGGGAACTGATGACAGCGATAATGTGGAGATCCGAACCTGGGGAGAAATCCCGCAGTTTTCTTTTGCCCCGAAACCTCACTGGGAAGTTGGTGAGGATCAGGGAATCCTGGACTTTGAGACAGCAGCCAAACTGTCAGGGGCTCGTTTTGCCCTGCTTAAGGGCTTTGCCTCCAAGCTCTCCAGGGCCCTGACCAATTTCTTTCTTGATCTGCACACCCAAAAACACGGTTATACAGAGATGCTTCCGCCCTTTATGGTCAACTCCAAATCTATGACCGGTACAGGCCAGCTCCCCAAGTTTAAAGAAGATCTGTTCAAGATAGAAGATTGGGATCTCTGGCTGATCCCCACAGCAGAGGTGCCGCTGACCAATATTCACAGTGATGAAACCTTGGCAGAGGCGGATTTGCCGATCAAATATACCGCCTATACGCCTTGCTTTCGTTCCGAGGCTGGTTCCTACGGTAAGGACACCCGAGGTCTGATCCGCCAGCATCAGTTCGACAAGGTTGAACTGGTCAAATTCACCACCCCTGAAACCTCTGCTGACGAACTGGACTCTCTCTTGGCTGATGCCGAAGAGGTTTTACAGTTACTGGAACTGCCCTACCGGGTCGTCAGCCTGTGTTCTGGCGACTTGGGTTTTTCCTCTACCAAGACCTATGACATAGAGGTTTGGTTACCAGGTCAAAATACCTATCGGGAGATCTCATCCTGTTCTAATTTTCTCGATTTTCAAGCCCGCCGTGCAGGCATTCGTTATCGCCCTGAGGGTCAGAAAAAAAGCCGTCTGGTTCACACCTTGAACGGATCTGGACTCGCTGTGGGCCGGACCCTGTTGGCTGTGCTTGAGAATTACCAGCAGGAAGACGGGACCGTGCGGATTCCTAAGGTGCTGGAGCCTTATTTTACAGATCGGTTTTAG
- a CDS encoding ferredoxin, with protein sequence MSEEVVLDQDECIGCETCVEMCPSVFSFDGAEGKASVNADADAGEDCVEEAIASCPAECISKE encoded by the coding sequence ATGTCAGAAGAAGTAGTTCTTGATCAGGATGAATGCATTGGCTGTGAAACCTGTGTTGAAATGTGCCCCTCAGTTTTTTCATTTGATGGTGCTGAAGGGAAGGCATCTGTTAATGCAGATGCAGATGCAGGAGAGGACTGCGTTGAAGAGGCGATTGCTTCATGTCCTGCAGAGTGTATTAGCAAAGAGTAA
- a CDS encoding DUF1566 domain-containing protein, whose translation MTKRNQPDDRIMHRFALAALANETVIDRQTGLMWTQDASLFEFPATWGEALARIQEINRAELYGYRNWRLPNRKELFSLMSHDTINPSLPTGHPFTNVFTGYYWTSSTCARLPDQAWYIHLGGARVFKGMKYDSYMVWPVRTGEGDNKSRLFCTGQKNCFDESGSIIDCHNTGQDGEIQAGLKFSRERFTENEQTVCDNDTGLIWLRNANVPKNTMDWSSALSFIAAMNNETAYGYNDWRVPNILELESLTDMSQHSPALPSDHLFNDVQEFYWSSSTSMYDKSYAWVLYMVDGAVGVGYKPLSEFYLWPVRGNSTNPKGV comes from the coding sequence ATGACGAAAAGAAATCAGCCTGACGACAGAATTATGCATCGCTTTGCACTGGCGGCACTGGCAAATGAAACTGTTATTGATCGACAGACAGGTCTGATGTGGACACAAGATGCCTCTTTGTTTGAGTTTCCAGCAACCTGGGGCGAAGCATTGGCTCGCATACAAGAGATCAACAGAGCAGAACTCTATGGTTATCGCAACTGGAGGCTCCCTAACCGCAAAGAGCTGTTCAGTTTAATGAGTCATGATACCATAAACCCAAGTCTTCCGACCGGCCATCCGTTTACGAATGTGTTTACGGGCTATTACTGGACTTCTTCAACGTGTGCAAGATTGCCTGATCAAGCATGGTACATTCATTTGGGTGGAGCCAGGGTATTTAAAGGGATGAAATATGATTCGTATATGGTTTGGCCGGTTCGGACAGGAGAAGGCGATAATAAAAGCAGGTTATTTTGTACAGGGCAAAAGAACTGTTTTGATGAAAGCGGGAGCATAATTGATTGTCATAATACCGGTCAAGATGGTGAAATACAGGCCGGTTTAAAGTTTTCCAGGGAACGTTTTACTGAAAATGAACAGACTGTCTGTGACAACGATACCGGTTTGATATGGTTGCGAAATGCAAATGTCCCCAAAAACACGATGGATTGGAGTTCTGCTTTGAGTTTCATTGCTGCGATGAACAACGAAACGGCATATGGCTATAATGATTGGCGAGTCCCGAATATTCTTGAACTGGAGAGCCTGACAGACATGAGCCAACATTCACCCGCTTTGCCTAGTGATCATTTATTCAACGATGTTCAGGAGTTTTATTGGTCTTCAAGTACAAGCATGTATGATAAGAGTTATGCGTGGGTACTCTATATGGTAGATGGTGCAGTTGGTGTTGGCTATAAGCCACTGTCAGAATTTTACCTTTGGCCCGTAAGAGGAAATAGTACAAATCCAAAAGGAGTGTGA
- the eno gene encoding phosphopyruvate hydratase, with amino-acid sequence MTRPTFSTIQAMEILDSRGFPTVRVFIELSNGIRASASVPSGASTGENEAVELRDQDQKRYFGKGVCQAVANVHQLIAPALLGMDPFDQALIDQQMIAIDGTKNKSKLGANAILGVSMAVAKAAAKASHLPLYRYLGGVGARRLPVPCMNIVNGGAHADNSVDFQEFMAVPVGPSSFREGLRAVAETFHVLKSILNQRGLSTGIGDEGGFAPNFSSDEDAIETIIQAIEQAGYKPGEDISLALDSAASSFALEENGEYDLNRSGAGKMDRGQLIKLAGSWIDKYPIISWEDPLAEHDWEGFQQFTAQYGDKIEVVGDDIFVTNTEYIARGIKEGSANSVLIKLNQIGTVTETIEAIRMCREAGWRYFLSHRSGETEDTFLADFSVAMDGGHLKSGSASRSERIAKYNRLLEIEQELGTMAMYYW; translated from the coding sequence ATGACTCGACCGACTTTTTCCACAATCCAGGCAATGGAAATTCTTGACTCTCGCGGTTTTCCCACTGTGCGGGTGTTTATTGAACTGAGTAATGGAATCAGGGCATCAGCCTCTGTACCGTCTGGTGCCAGCACCGGAGAAAACGAGGCTGTTGAACTGCGTGATCAGGATCAGAAACGATATTTTGGCAAAGGCGTATGTCAGGCAGTGGCCAATGTTCACCAGCTCATCGCACCGGCCTTGCTCGGTATGGACCCCTTTGATCAGGCCTTGATTGATCAGCAAATGATTGCCATAGATGGGACCAAGAATAAATCAAAGCTGGGTGCCAACGCTATCCTTGGTGTTTCTATGGCCGTGGCTAAAGCAGCAGCAAAGGCATCGCATCTTCCTTTATATCGTTATCTTGGCGGAGTTGGAGCACGTCGTTTGCCGGTTCCCTGCATGAATATTGTCAACGGTGGTGCCCATGCCGATAATAGTGTGGATTTTCAGGAATTCATGGCTGTCCCCGTTGGGCCCTCCAGCTTTCGTGAGGGTCTGCGTGCGGTTGCTGAGACTTTTCATGTACTGAAGAGCATTTTAAACCAGCGTGGTTTATCCACAGGCATTGGTGATGAAGGCGGTTTTGCCCCGAACTTCTCCAGTGATGAGGATGCTATTGAAACCATTATTCAGGCAATTGAGCAGGCTGGTTACAAGCCTGGAGAGGATATCTCGCTGGCCCTGGACAGTGCAGCTTCTTCCTTTGCCCTGGAGGAGAACGGCGAGTATGACCTGAACCGTTCCGGGGCTGGTAAGATGGATCGGGGCCAACTCATCAAGCTGGCAGGATCTTGGATTGATAAATATCCTATCATCTCCTGGGAGGATCCTCTGGCAGAGCATGACTGGGAGGGCTTTCAGCAATTCACGGCCCAGTATGGAGACAAAATAGAGGTGGTGGGCGATGATATCTTTGTCACCAATACAGAGTACATTGCCAGGGGGATCAAGGAAGGATCAGCCAACTCGGTCTTGATTAAGCTCAATCAGATTGGTACAGTGACCGAGACTATTGAAGCCATCCGCATGTGCCGGGAAGCGGGTTGGCGTTATTTTCTTTCCCATCGTTCAGGGGAAACTGAGGACACCTTTCTGGCCGACTTCTCTGTGGCAATGGATGGTGGGCATCTTAAGAGCGGTTCGGCCAGCCGTAGTGAGCGCATTGCCAAGTACAACCGTCTGCTGGAGATTGAACAGGAACTGGGAACCATGGCCATGTATTATTGGTGA
- a CDS encoding coiled coil domain-containing protein produces the protein MSMKEAYEQKLQAQLDEWSAEIDKLKAKADSAEADAQLNYHKQVEELLSIRKAAAHKLSELKNESGDAWEELKTGIDDAWNSLADAVKSAASKMK, from the coding sequence ATGAGCATGAAAGAAGCATATGAACAAAAATTGCAGGCACAATTAGACGAATGGAGTGCGGAGATTGACAAACTCAAGGCAAAAGCCGACAGTGCAGAAGCCGATGCACAACTTAACTATCACAAACAAGTTGAGGAACTGCTGTCTATAAGAAAAGCTGCCGCTCATAAACTTTCCGAACTTAAGAACGAAAGTGGCGATGCTTGGGAGGAGCTTAAAACAGGTATTGATGATGCGTGGAACTCTCTCGCTGATGCAGTGAAGTCAGCTGCTTCGAAAATGAAGTAA
- a CDS encoding sodium/glutamate symporter: MIHILTALGMAILLVALGEIAGTRTPLLKKIRFPGAVLGGLAGLIAGPSGFRLGAYLNIETSTQQIYSHLAAFPALFINIVFACLLLGKPIDQLSKVWNHARPHVVMGHVIAWGQYVVGIAITLFILSPFLSVDPLVAPSIAIGFQGGHGTAAGLTANYQALDFADGKTIAYSIATIGVILATVIYPLLARVLLQTNKQRKKVTNYFQSKNNEKELAGKKNKTFSALTGRLTMHFALIAITILVARLFLDLLMFVEGNLRPETDQLFSQFIPLFSVVLISGLFIQLLLQKFNWTSFFSRSLFNEISAFGLDIVIVSALAALSLQVVKEYWITIFLLALGGFCWNLSMFFLLGPRLFPKAWIPYALSDLGGGTGTTASGLMLIRIADPHQETNARQTYSEKQPFYEPIMGGGLVTAMALPMVVKFGLLNTLFITGGILVTWFAYAVLLIRRKKDS, from the coding sequence ATGATACATATTTTGACCGCATTGGGAATGGCTATTTTACTTGTCGCTCTTGGTGAAATAGCTGGAACCCGTACACCCTTGCTAAAAAAAATACGCTTTCCCGGTGCGGTATTGGGAGGATTGGCCGGTTTGATCGCAGGACCAAGTGGTTTCAGGCTTGGCGCATACTTGAACATTGAAACAAGCACCCAGCAGATCTATAGCCACTTGGCTGCATTTCCTGCACTCTTTATTAATATTGTTTTCGCCTGCTTACTATTGGGGAAGCCGATTGATCAACTCTCGAAAGTATGGAATCATGCACGCCCTCACGTTGTGATGGGTCATGTTATTGCTTGGGGACAATACGTGGTTGGAATTGCTATCACACTTTTTATTCTATCTCCCTTCTTATCCGTTGATCCACTCGTTGCCCCATCTATAGCTATAGGATTTCAGGGAGGACACGGGACTGCAGCAGGGCTCACGGCCAACTACCAGGCATTAGATTTCGCTGATGGAAAAACAATTGCCTATAGCATCGCAACAATTGGCGTTATCTTAGCAACTGTCATCTACCCTTTACTTGCTAGGGTACTACTGCAAACGAACAAACAAAGAAAGAAAGTAACTAATTATTTTCAAAGTAAAAACAACGAGAAGGAGCTAGCTGGCAAAAAGAACAAAACGTTCAGTGCATTAACGGGCAGATTAACCATGCATTTCGCTTTGATTGCGATCACTATTCTTGTTGCCCGACTATTTTTGGATTTATTAATGTTTGTGGAAGGCAATCTACGACCTGAAACAGATCAACTTTTCAGTCAATTTATTCCGCTCTTTTCTGTGGTGCTTATCTCTGGCCTCTTTATCCAACTTCTCCTTCAAAAATTTAACTGGACTTCATTCTTCAGTCGATCCCTATTTAATGAAATCTCTGCTTTTGGGCTCGACATAGTGATTGTTAGTGCGCTGGCTGCACTCTCGCTACAAGTTGTAAAAGAGTACTGGATCACCATCTTCTTACTAGCCTTGGGTGGATTCTGTTGGAATTTGTCTATGTTCTTTTTGCTGGGTCCTCGTTTGTTTCCCAAAGCTTGGATCCCATATGCTTTAAGCGATTTAGGCGGTGGAACGGGCACTACCGCATCAGGTCTGATGTTGATTCGGATTGCTGATCCTCACCAGGAAACTAACGCTCGGCAAACCTATTCTGAAAAACAACCATTCTATGAACCAATTATGGGTGGAGGGTTAGTCACCGCAATGGCCCTACCGATGGTGGTAAAATTTGGATTATTGAACACACTGTTTATCACGGGTGGAATTCTAGTGACATGGTTTGCTTATGCCGTCCTTCTCATTCGCAGAAAAAAAGATAGTTAA
- a CDS encoding permease: MQNFLQLWSEAARTSLGFFWMALWAFILGYFISSLIQVLVTRARMQKAMGKDGPRSMLLGTFFGFISSSCSFSALSATRAIFNKGAGLAPSLAFLLASTNLVIELGMVIAIFLGWQFVVGEYVGGILLILITWLLIRITRPRRLEAQARNQSDQDEDQHGAEIDWKEKLVSMQSWRKIGQTYVMEWQMVWRDVLIGFTVAGIISAMVPDSFFQTLFIGSGGENTANPGFLAVLAQTLVGPIAAFFTFIGSMGNIPLAAVLFGQGVTFAGVMAFIFSDLVVLPVLRINANYYGWKMALYLLALMLVAIVFAALAMHYTLAFLGLLPDFTAVTAPGNREYFKLNYQLVLNVISLLGNIVLVWLWYKAQHAHDAHGEHHSHHHHHGHKQHAASLIDRVLSVLVVIAVTWLFGGLIVPFF, encoded by the coding sequence TTGCAAAATTTCCTACAACTTTGGAGTGAGGCGGCAAGGACGAGTCTGGGTTTTTTCTGGATGGCCTTGTGGGCCTTTATTCTTGGCTACTTTATCAGCAGCTTGATACAGGTTCTTGTAACCCGTGCCCGCATGCAAAAGGCCATGGGAAAGGACGGGCCGCGCAGTATGCTGCTTGGAACTTTTTTTGGTTTTATATCAAGTTCCTGTAGTTTTTCTGCACTGTCTGCCACTCGCGCTATTTTCAACAAAGGAGCTGGTCTTGCGCCTTCTCTGGCCTTTCTGTTGGCATCCACTAATCTCGTTATTGAACTCGGGATGGTTATTGCCATTTTTCTTGGCTGGCAATTTGTGGTTGGCGAGTATGTCGGTGGCATTCTACTGATTTTGATTACTTGGCTTCTTATTCGAATAACTCGCCCACGACGCCTGGAGGCTCAGGCCCGCAATCAGAGTGACCAAGACGAAGACCAGCATGGTGCGGAAATTGACTGGAAGGAAAAACTCGTCAGCATGCAGAGTTGGCGAAAAATCGGGCAGACCTATGTCATGGAATGGCAAATGGTTTGGCGTGACGTGCTGATTGGTTTCACAGTAGCGGGTATTATTTCAGCGATGGTACCTGACAGCTTTTTTCAGACCCTGTTTATTGGTTCTGGTGGTGAAAATACTGCCAATCCTGGTTTTCTTGCAGTTCTCGCCCAGACGCTGGTTGGTCCGATAGCCGCATTTTTCACCTTTATCGGGTCAATGGGAAATATTCCACTTGCAGCGGTCCTGTTCGGTCAAGGTGTAACCTTTGCAGGTGTGATGGCATTTATTTTTTCTGATCTTGTTGTGCTGCCAGTACTGCGGATCAATGCAAACTATTATGGCTGGAAAATGGCTCTGTACCTGCTTGCCTTGATGCTGGTGGCTATCGTGTTTGCAGCTTTGGCAATGCATTACACGCTTGCATTTTTGGGATTGCTACCTGACTTCACAGCGGTGACAGCTCCTGGTAATCGTGAATACTTTAAGCTGAATTATCAGTTGGTCCTCAATGTTATTTCCCTTTTGGGCAACATCGTTTTAGTTTGGTTGTGGTACAAAGCCCAGCATGCGCATGATGCTCATGGTGAGCATCACAGTCACCACCATCATCATGGTCACAAACAGCACGCTGCGTCGCTTATCGATAGAGTTCTCTCCGTATTGGTCGTTATCGCGGTGACTTGGCTGTTTGGCGGGTTAATCGTGCCTTTCTTTTAA
- a CDS encoding thiamine pyrophosphate-dependent enzyme: protein MSENIFDPHVKDIAWCPGCGNFPIRKIMLEMLEELELDPVNTVMVSGIGQAAKSPQYIQANYFNGLHGRALPPATAMKAANPELTVIVESGDGDMYGEGGNHFLHAIRRNPDITAVVHNNMIYGLTKGQASPTTSKGMKTPVQINGVFLEPFNPLAAAIALDASFVARANALDQDKTKEIIKKAVQHKGFALVDVFQICVSFNKVNTAKWFKEHTYYLDEQHDTSDRSAAFSRAIEQDKLPLGIFYEQKNKPVFEESFPLYQKDKSPLFQRTLNKEALEKIAAEKTE, encoded by the coding sequence ATGAGCGAGAATATATTTGATCCCCATGTGAAGGATATTGCCTGGTGCCCAGGGTGCGGGAATTTCCCCATCCGTAAGATAATGCTTGAGATGCTTGAGGAACTGGAGCTTGATCCGGTCAACACGGTTATGGTTTCCGGAATCGGTCAGGCAGCCAAATCACCCCAATATATTCAGGCAAATTATTTTAACGGACTCCACGGCAGGGCATTACCGCCTGCAACAGCCATGAAGGCTGCTAACCCGGAACTGACAGTCATTGTTGAAAGCGGAGACGGTGACATGTACGGAGAGGGAGGGAATCATTTTCTCCACGCAATACGCCGGAACCCTGATATCACGGCTGTTGTTCACAATAATATGATTTATGGACTGACAAAAGGTCAGGCTTCTCCGACTACGTCAAAAGGAATGAAAACTCCGGTTCAGATAAACGGTGTTTTTCTTGAACCTTTTAATCCATTAGCTGCGGCAATTGCGCTGGATGCCTCTTTTGTGGCAAGGGCAAATGCATTAGATCAGGATAAAACAAAGGAAATCATTAAAAAGGCTGTACAGCATAAAGGATTTGCTCTTGTGGATGTTTTTCAGATCTGTGTCTCCTTTAACAAAGTGAATACAGCGAAATGGTTTAAGGAGCATACGTATTATCTTGATGAGCAGCATGACACCTCTGATCGATCCGCTGCATTTTCCCGGGCTATAGAGCAGGATAAGCTCCCGCTCGGCATTTTTTACGAACAGAAGAATAAACCTGTTTTTGAGGAAAGTTTCCCTCTTTATCAGAAAGATAAATCCCCCCTGTTTCAACGTACATTGAACAAGGAGGCGTTAGAAAAAATAGCTGCGGAAAAGACAGAGTAA
- a CDS encoding 2-oxoacid:acceptor oxidoreductase subunit alpha yields MNRKQLVDEVSIVFSGAAGQGIQSIEMILTKLLKREGYHVFSTKEFMSRIRGGINSTCLRVSSERVNAPMEKADLFLPLIQDTTLHLQDKITEHTVIIGEQEVVQFDDMVDIPFSEIAKRCGNKIYSSSVAVGVIAGILDVSDSTIEKTFTKHFKGKDEKIIQENIQAAKEGIKESAKIQEHLEVDIEKDASVQDEMLISGTEAVAMGAVSANVRYVASYPMSPATGVLVKLAGWSEQTDCIIEQVEDEITVVNMALGAWYAGARAFVTTSGGGLALMSEGISLSGITEIPFVVHVAQRPGPGTGLPTRTEQGDLHLVLYSGHGDFPRIIYAPGTVEEAFYLTNRAFDLADRFQVPVFILTDQYFVDSLCNTPVWDLNKIVSENHFTETAQDYKRYAITESGVSPRGIPGFGKGLVKVDSDEHDEEGLITENLNETRKAMVEKRFFRKFNLVRKEVIEPDCFGNKDNELLVVSWGSTGNAVKHAFQLLESPPAGMHFSQVWPLPENIEDILSRYKRIAVVENNASAQFATLLKGYAGVPVAHNILKFTGLPFSQEEIAREIQSIQ; encoded by the coding sequence ATGAACAGAAAACAACTTGTGGATGAGGTGTCAATTGTTTTCTCCGGAGCAGCTGGTCAGGGGATACAATCAATAGAAATGATCCTGACAAAGCTCTTGAAAAGAGAAGGGTATCACGTCTTTTCAACAAAGGAATTTATGTCAAGGATTCGGGGAGGTATTAACTCTACCTGTCTCCGGGTTTCATCTGAGAGAGTGAATGCCCCGATGGAAAAAGCTGATCTTTTTCTTCCGCTTATACAGGACACAACCCTTCATCTCCAGGATAAGATAACTGAGCACACTGTAATAATAGGAGAACAGGAAGTTGTTCAGTTTGATGACATGGTGGATATTCCGTTTTCTGAGATCGCGAAGCGTTGTGGCAATAAGATCTATTCAAGTTCTGTTGCCGTCGGGGTTATTGCCGGAATTTTAGACGTCAGCGACAGTACCATTGAAAAGACTTTTACAAAGCATTTTAAGGGAAAAGATGAAAAGATTATCCAGGAAAATATCCAGGCTGCAAAAGAAGGGATTAAGGAATCGGCCAAAATACAGGAACACCTGGAGGTCGATATAGAAAAAGACGCATCTGTTCAGGATGAGATGCTGATCAGCGGAACAGAAGCTGTGGCCATGGGAGCGGTTTCGGCAAACGTACGTTATGTTGCGTCGTACCCGATGTCGCCCGCAACCGGAGTGTTGGTTAAACTGGCTGGCTGGTCTGAGCAGACAGACTGTATTATTGAGCAGGTTGAAGATGAAATTACAGTCGTGAATATGGCACTCGGTGCTTGGTATGCCGGTGCCCGAGCTTTTGTCACAACTTCGGGCGGCGGGTTGGCCCTTATGTCGGAAGGAATCAGTTTAAGCGGCATCACGGAAATTCCTTTTGTCGTCCATGTAGCGCAGCGACCCGGTCCCGGCACAGGGCTTCCTACCCGTACCGAACAGGGTGATCTTCATCTTGTTCTCTACAGCGGGCATGGTGATTTTCCCCGAATTATTTATGCTCCCGGAACAGTTGAAGAGGCCTTTTATCTGACCAACCGGGCTTTTGATCTGGCTGATAGGTTTCAGGTTCCGGTTTTTATTCTGACCGACCAGTATTTTGTTGATTCATTGTGCAATACACCTGTTTGGGATTTGAACAAGATCGTTTCCGAAAACCATTTTACCGAAACCGCACAAGATTATAAGCGTTATGCCATTACGGAAAGCGGTGTCTCACCACGGGGAATACCGGGATTCGGTAAAGGGCTTGTAAAGGTGGACAGCGATGAACACGATGAAGAAGGCCTGATAACAGAAAATCTGAACGAGACCAGGAAGGCTATGGTGGAAAAACGATTTTTCCGCAAATTCAATTTGGTGCGTAAAGAAGTCATAGAGCCTGACTGTTTCGGTAATAAAGATAATGAGCTGCTCGTGGTCAGTTGGGGCTCAACAGGAAATGCAGTAAAACATGCGTTTCAACTCCTTGAATCGCCCCCGGCCGGTATGCATTTTTCCCAAGTTTGGCCGCTTCCAGAAAACATAGAAGATATTTTGAGCCGGTATAAGCGAATTGCAGTTGTAGAGAATAATGCCTCAGCGCAGTTTGCAACCCTGCTCAAGGGGTACGCCGGAGTCCCTGTTGCGCATAATATACTGAAGTTTACCGGGCTGCCTTTTTCGCAGGAAGAAATAGCACGCGAGATTCAATCCATACAATAG